A genomic region of Arachis stenosperma cultivar V10309 chromosome 9, arast.V10309.gnm1.PFL2, whole genome shotgun sequence contains the following coding sequences:
- the LOC130950325 gene encoding uncharacterized protein LOC130950325 → MKDNINQEVSADNNAFVNNNMPADTPIPNDAANPNSHSANDSQSQGSSNLRGKTDLAWKYVALQMVNGKPQYQCLFCLQVFNGGGIHRMKKHLAKITGHVKKCPKVPYDVEKQMESLLKDIQTSKKKRKVSFGEEGGDEVEDAIDEAIAQEEQEQQRTPSQQGVGGDPKKKAKLIPPMFAPRTTLGAQPSIKSVMQNKEAIHEVDKRFARWLLDCKIPFNAMMSPYFQDMLDGVADIEPGYKGPSYDKLRVHLLADLKRESQMLVDSYRSAWKEIGCTLMDDSFTDQRQITLINFLVYCSKGLCFVKSVDASNMVKNTSHLCNLFSEVIEWIGPNNIVHVVTDNAANYVAAGRLINRKYDNIYWSPCAAHCLNLILKDISSMSHISNLATRASKITVFVYNHTIFLSWLKQRPRWREIVRPGATRFATVFITLKSIFDRKKELQQLVVDSIFTDHKLGRSATGRAVSAIILDCKFWDDCFTVCKLVGPLIYLLRVVDADDKPSLGYVYEGMLRAEDAIKEMFRQSKTAYQPYIDIINSRWDKHLKKDLHAATYFLNPKFFFNENYKEAPDVMRGLLDLVTLYCKCNNLDSVQAMKEIHLYRDRKESFDREEVIPAASELKPDEWWRLFGGSAPCLQKRAVRILSQASASSGCERNWSLFDQIHTKRRNRLEHDRLNDIVYVTYNLRLKSSQVDFWVTEEVVEKEPDLPSNVDDLLREIDADLYQSGGGSSGLYAASLDSSADQGGNEGEDHPTEAYLQQVLADFDD, encoded by the exons ATGAAAGATAATATTAATCAAGAAGTATCTGCTGATAACAATGCTTTTGTGAATAATAACATGCCTGCCGATACTCCTATTCCAAATGATGCTGCTAATCCTAATTCCCATAGTGCTAACGATAGTCAGTCACAAGGTTCTTCTAACCTTAGGGGAAAAACAGATTTAGCTTGGAAATATGTTGCTCTACAAATGGTGAATGGAAAACCACAATATCAATGTTTATTTTGTCTACAAGTTTTCAATGGAGGTGGAATTCACAGGATGAAGAAACATCTAGCAAAGATTACTGGACACGTGAAAAAATGTCCTAAAGTTCCATATGATGTGGAAAAACAGATGGAAAGTTTGTTGAAAGATATTCAGaccagcaaaaagaaaagaaaagtaagtTTTGGTGAAGAGGGTGGTGATGAGGTAGAGGATGCAATTGATGAGGCAATAGCTCAAGAAGAACAGGAACAGCAGCGTACCCCGAGTCAGCAAGGAGTTGGAGGCGATCCAAAGAAAAAAGCCAAACTCATTCCTCCTATGTTTGCACCAAGAACTACTCTAGGAGCCCAGCCAAGTATTAAAAGTGTTATGCAAAACAAAGAGGCGATACACGAGGTTGATAAACGATTTGCTCGGTGGCTTTTGGATTGTAAAATTCCATTTAATGCTATGATGTCGCCATATTTCCAGGATATGTTGGATGGTGTTGCTGATATTGAACCTGGTTACAAGGGGCCTTCTTATGATAAGTtaagggttcatttgttggctGATCTTAAAAGAGAAAGTCAAATGCTAGTTGATAGTTATAGGAGTGCATGGAAGGAAATTGGATGTACCCTCATGGATGATAGTTTTACAGATCAAAGACAAATAACGTTAATCAATTTCTTGGTGTATTGTTCTAAAGGTTTGTGCTTCGTGAAATCAGTAGATGCTTCCAATATGGTAAAAAATACTTCACACTTGTGTAATTTGTTTTCTGAGGTGATTGAATGGATTGGCCCAAATAATATTGTGCATGTTGTGACTGACAATGCGGCCAATTATGTTGCTGCTGGTAGGCTTATCAATAGAAAATATGATAATATCTATTGGTCACCATGTGCTGCTCATTGCcttaatcttattttaaaagatataagcAGCATGTCGCATATTTCTAACCTTGCAACTCGTGCTTCAAAGATCACAGTATTTGTGTACAATCATACGATTTTCTTATCTTGGCTAAAACAGAGACCTCGTTGGAGAGAAATTGTACGTCCTGGTGCAACTCGGTTTGCAACTGTGTTTATTACATTGAAGAGCATCTTTGACCGTAAAAAGGAGTTGCAACAATTGGTTGTAGATTCAATTTTCACTGATCACAAATTAGGAAGGAGTGCTACTGGTAGAGCTGTGAGTGCTATTATTTTGGACTGCAAATTTTGGGATGATTGCTTTACTGTATGTAAACTTGTGGGTCCTCTGATTTACTTGCTGAGGGTTGTTGATGCTGATGACAAACCATCTTTGGGATATGTTTATGAAGGAATGCTAAGGGCAGAAGATGCAATTAAGGAGATGTTTAGGCAATCTAAGACTGCATATCAGCCGTACATAGATATTATCAACTCAAGATGGGACAAGCATTTGAAGAAAGATCTTCATGCGGCAACTTACTTCCTGAATCCTAAAttcttttttaatgaaaattataAAGAAGCACCTGATGTTATGCGAGGTTTGCTTGATCTTGTTACCTTGTATTGCAAGTGTAACAATTTGGATTCAGTTCAGGCAATGAAAGAAATACATTTATATAGAGATCGGAAGGAAAGTTTTGATAGAGAAGAAGTTATTCCTGCTGCATCTGAACTTAAGCCTG ATGAGTGGTGGAGGTTATTCGGAGGCTCTGCTCCATGTCTACAAAAGAGAGCTGTTCGTATTCTTAGCCAAGCATCTGCTTCTTCTGGGTGTGAGAGAAATTGGAGCCTTTTTGACCAGATTcatacaaaaagaagaaatagattGGAGCATGATAGATTGAATGACATTGTTTATGTTACCTATAATTTGCGTCTTAAATCCAG TCAAGTTGATTTTTGGGTGACTGAAGAGGTTGTAGAGAAAGAGCCTGATCTTCCTAGTAATGTGGATGACTTATTGC GTGAAATTGATGCTGATTTATATCAAAGTGGCGGTGGTAGTAGTGGTCTTTATGCTGCATCTCTTGATTCTTCTGCTGATCAGGGTGGGAATGAAGGTGAAGATCATCCCACCGAAGCATATTTGCAACAAGTTCTAGcagattttgatgattga